Within the Corvus hawaiiensis isolate bCorHaw1 chromosome 32, bCorHaw1.pri.cur, whole genome shotgun sequence genome, the region ggggggccgtTGAGTCTGGCGAGGACCGACTGGGGTTACCGGGAGAACCGGGGGGGCGGCGGTGGCTTCACGTGCGGATGTCCCCAATTGTCCCCCCCCGCCGGCTATGtccccagggaggagctggTGTCGCGCAGCCTGGCGGCGATGCCAGCCCGGGTGGCCGCGTGGCGCCGGGACCGGGAGGCGGCTCGGGAGCGGGCGCGGGCGGACGCGGCGCGGCGGCAGCGGCTGCTGGCCgaggcggggctgggggggctcccGCGGCCCGGGACCCCCGCCCGAGCCTCGGCCcgagcccaggagctgctggaggacctggagcggcagcagcggcgggaggagaagcggcggcggcggcaggagcgGGAGGAGGCGGCTCGGAGCGCCTTGGCGGAGGCGGAGGTGGCTGCGGCCGCACGGCCGCTCCCCGGGGCGCCCCCGGAGAGCAACGAGAGCCCCCCCAAAAGCATCGGGGCGACCTCCTGACCCCCGCTTTGTCCGGAGATCACTGGAGCTGTCCTCCGAGCtcccccaaaactgctgcagccccccagaATCACCGGAACctcctcctgagcctcctctcGAGGAAATGAGAATCCCCGACACCCCCAGAATGGGTTTAAAACTCTGCATTTAATCTCTTTGCCGCCAGTTTTGGTTGTTCCGCGGCGCCGCCCCCCCCACCCTCCCTTCCCCGGGGCCTGACAGGGAGGTGGGGTCggttttttggggaggggggggccaGGAGAAAGCGGGTGCTGAgaccccccctccctcccccagagcagggggaggctccccctgctcccgggatggggaggggcagggctggggggggggtccccaTCCCCCCCGAGGCTCcggggacgggggggggggagggccCGGATTGCATCCCTACCCCCCCACAAGAGCGTGGGGACTCCCCTGGAGGCAGAAGGAGCCCCCCCccagggtgggggggagggCCGGGGGTCCCTCAGTCGTCGTCGAAGTTCTGGCTGAGCAGGAAATTGGCCGCCAGGTTCTCGTTCTTCTCGCAGGCGAAGTAGGCCTGGATCACCAGGCTCTCGGGAAAGCCCAGCG harbors:
- the GADD45GIP1 gene encoding growth arrest and DNA damage-inducible proteins-interacting protein 1, with translation MAAPLRRALLALGPARSRLPPPARPYRAAPLRRRPGPAPGDPEDLRAAARRFGRLGEASGVAVWRLWPSPEQLREAEAEEREWDPPLRDVEAVLDQREREEARRRKEREELVSRSLAAMPARVAAWRRDREAARERARADAARRQRLLAEAGLGGLPRPGTPARASARAQELLEDLERQQRREEKRRRRQEREEAARSALAEAEVAAAARPLPGAPPESNESPPKSIGATS